The sequence below is a genomic window from Streptosporangium lutulentum.
TGATCGGCTCGTAGTGCACCGGGATGCCGAGCGCGCCGGACATGGCCCGGGCGATGTCATGGTGGTTCAGTTCGACCGGGCCGTGCAGGGTGTAGACCGCGCGGTCGTGCGGCTCGGGATCGAGCAGCACCGCGGCGATCACGTGGGCCTGGTCGGCCGCGGCGATCGGCGCGTGCCGGCCCTCGCCGAACGGAAGCCGCAGGTACCCCTCGCCGCCCCGCAGTTCCCACCACATCTTCAGCCACTCGGCGAAGAAGGTCGGCCGCAGGTGCGTGGTGAGCAGGTCGGTCCGGTCGAGCAGGCGCTCGCACAGCCAGTGCTCCTGGGCGGCGTTGCTGCCCGCCTCACGGCGTGCGGAGATCTGCGACATGTTGACCACGGACCGGACGCCGGCCTCGGTCGCCGCCTGCGCGAAGTAGACGGTCGCCTCGATGAGGCCCGGCAGGATCGGGTGGCACAGGTAGGCGCCGGTGACGCCCCGCAGAGCCGCGGTCACGCCGTCCAGGTCGTGAAAGTCCGAGACGACGACCTCGGCGCCGGCCTCGGCCAGCGAGCGGGAGCGCGCGTCCTCGCGGTGCACCATCGCCCGGACGCGGTGACCCCGCCGCAGCAGCAGGTCGATCGTGCCGCCCCCGGTCCTGCCGGTCGCGCCGGTGATCAGGAACAGCCTGTCGTCGTCGGTCATCTGAACACCTTTCGTGGAACTGCGAGTTGCCGTCCAGAGGGCGGGACCTCCGCGGTCGCCCGCGCCGCCGTTCACACGGCGAAGCGGCCCGGAGGTCCGGTCACTCACCCGATCGGATGCCGCGGACGAAGTCCGCCACCGCGGCGCCGATCACATCCGGACTGTCCTCTTGGACGAAGTGCCTGCCCGGCACCGTCACTTCGGTCTGGTTGGGCCAGGTCCGGCAGAATTCGCGCGGGTTGCGGATCAGGATGGCGCCGGGGTCGGCGTTGACGAACAGTTTGGGCACCGTGGACGTGGCCAGCCATCGGCCGTACTCCTCGACGATCCGCACCACGTCGGCGGGTTCGCCGTCGATCGGGAGCCGGCGCGGCCAGCTCAGCGTGGGGCGACGGCTCTCGCCCGGGGTGAGGTAGGGCGCTCGGTAGACCGCTTTCTCCTCCTCGCTCAGGTCCCGGAGGATCCCCATCGGCATCACCTGCTCGACGAACGCGTTGTCGGTGATCACCATGGATTCGCCGGCGGGGGAACGAAGAGCCTGGAAGGTCGGTCGCGCGTGCTCCTGCCAGTCGTCCCAGGTCAGGGGCGCCACAATGGCTTCCATGTAGGCGATGCCGGCGACCCGGTCCTGGTTGTGGAACGCCCAGTCGAAGCCGAGTGCCGAACCCCAGTCGTGCAGGACGAGCACGGCGTCATCGCCGATGCCGAGGTGTTCCCAGAGCGCGAACAGATGATCTCGCTGCTCCCGGTAGGAGTAGCGATCCGGGCCGGAGGAGGGCAGTTTGCCGGAGTCGCCCATCCCGACGAGGTCGCAGGCGATCAGCCGGCCCAGTCCTTCGAGGTGTGGCATGACGTTGCGCCACAGGTAGGCGCTCGAACCACGTCGTCGCGGTGTTCCGGCCGGATGAACGGAGCAGTATCCCGGAGCTCGACATGCCTGGTTCACTGACCGAACTATCCCTGGTGGCCACCGTAACACACGTCAGTTCGGTGAGTGAACTGCACTGGTGGGACCGGGACTTCTCCATCGTCGGCGGCA
It includes:
- a CDS encoding NmrA family NAD(P)-binding protein, with the protein product MTDDDRLFLITGATGRTGGGTIDLLLRRGHRVRAMVHREDARSRSLAEAGAEVVVSDFHDLDGVTAALRGVTGAYLCHPILPGLIEATVYFAQAATEAGVRSVVNMSQISARREAGSNAAQEHWLCERLLDRTDLLTTHLRPTFFAEWLKMWWELRGGEGYLRLPFGEGRHAPIAAADQAHVIAAVLLDPEPHDRAVYTLHGPVELNHHDIARAMSGALGIPVHYEPISVEEFASAMTERGLPAHLVQHLSNVAVDYRNGVFACTNDNVEKVGHRVPLSVEQFVTENRPDFDTSGPNFVPALG
- a CDS encoding haloalkane dehalogenase: MLRWPPGIVRSVNQACRAPGYCSVHPAGTPRRRGSSAYLWRNVMPHLEGLGRLIACDLVGMGDSGKLPSSGPDRYSYREQRDHLFALWEHLGIGDDAVLVLHDWGSALGFDWAFHNQDRVAGIAYMEAIVAPLTWDDWQEHARPTFQALRSPAGESMVITDNAFVEQVMPMGILRDLSEEEKAVYRAPYLTPGESRRPTLSWPRRLPIDGEPADVVRIVEEYGRWLATSTVPKLFVNADPGAILIRNPREFCRTWPNQTEVTVPGRHFVQEDSPDVIGAAVADFVRGIRSGE